In a genomic window of Rhodovulum sp. P5:
- a CDS encoding cysteine desulfurase family protein — protein MTARVYLDWNATAPLRPEARAAMTAAMDVVGNPSSVHAEGRAARALVETARAQVAEALGADGADVIFTSGASEAAALACAGRGLVAGDIEHDAVAAWVDPALPVTGEGQAAVADPGATALQLANSETGVVQEVPAGLAVCDMTQGFGKLPVAFNWLGAEMALVSAHKIGGPKGIGALVIRRGCDIVAQIRGGGQETGRRAGTENIVGIAGFGAAACAASADLAAGKWSEIEHLRSILEKSIAERARGTIFVGKGSHRLPNTSCFATPGWKGETQVMQMDLAGFAISAGSACSSGKLRASRVLRAMGLGEEAAASAIRVSIGPGTQQDDVLRFADAWCAAEARFQARRG, from the coding sequence ATGACGGCCCGCGTTTATCTGGACTGGAACGCGACGGCGCCGCTGCGCCCCGAGGCGCGGGCGGCGATGACCGCGGCCATGGATGTCGTCGGGAATCCCTCCAGCGTCCATGCCGAAGGACGCGCGGCGCGGGCCTTGGTGGAAACCGCGCGCGCCCAGGTGGCCGAGGCGCTGGGGGCGGACGGGGCCGATGTCATCTTCACCTCCGGGGCGAGCGAGGCGGCGGCGCTGGCCTGCGCCGGCCGCGGGCTGGTGGCCGGGGATATTGAACATGATGCGGTCGCGGCCTGGGTCGATCCGGCGCTGCCGGTGACCGGCGAGGGCCAGGCGGCGGTGGCAGACCCGGGCGCGACGGCCCTGCAACTGGCCAATTCTGAAACCGGCGTGGTGCAAGAGGTCCCCGCGGGCCTGGCCGTGTGCGACATGACGCAAGGATTCGGCAAGCTGCCGGTCGCCTTCAACTGGCTGGGGGCCGAGATGGCGCTGGTTTCGGCGCACAAGATCGGCGGCCCGAAAGGCATCGGCGCGCTCGTGATCCGGCGGGGGTGCGACATCGTCGCGCAGATTCGCGGCGGCGGGCAGGAGACGGGGCGACGCGCCGGAACCGAGAACATTGTAGGCATTGCCGGATTCGGCGCCGCAGCGTGCGCCGCCTCAGCGGACTTGGCCGCCGGAAAGTGGTCAGAAATCGAGCATCTTAGAAGTATTCTAGAAAAATCGATTGCAGAGCGCGCAAGAGGGACTATTTTTGTCGGGAAAGGATCGCATAGGTTGCCCAACACTTCGTGCTTTGCCACACCGGGATGGAAAGGCGAGACGCAGGTGATGCAGATGGACCTCGCCGGCTTCGCGATTTCCGCGGGATCGGCCTGTTCATCGGGCAAGTTGCGGGCCAGCCGCGTGCTGCGGGCCATGGGACTGGGGGAGGAGGCGGCTGCCTCTGCCATCCGGGTCTCGATTGGGCCGGGCACGCAACAGGACGATGTGCTGCGCTTTGCGGATGCATGGTGCGCGGCCGAAGCAAGGTTTCAGGCCCGTCGGGGCTGA
- a CDS encoding Rrf2 family transcriptional regulator codes for MKLSTKGRYAMVALVDLSLQPADGLVSLSEISKRQDISLPYLEQLFVKLRRAGLVESVRGPGGGYRLARPAPEIRVAEVLVAVDETVSAMHTGAGVSGGTSGTRAQSLTNRLWEGLSAHVYVFLHQTRLSDVTANDLAPCPAVPALFHVVDEG; via the coding sequence ATGAAACTCAGCACCAAGGGGCGCTATGCGATGGTCGCGCTGGTGGACCTGTCCCTGCAGCCGGCGGACGGTCTCGTCTCTCTGTCGGAGATATCGAAACGTCAGGATATTTCGCTGCCCTATCTGGAACAGTTGTTCGTCAAGCTGCGCCGTGCAGGATTGGTGGAGTCGGTGCGGGGCCCCGGCGGCGGATATCGGCTGGCCCGCCCGGCGCCCGAGATCCGGGTGGCAGAGGTGCTGGTCGCCGTGGACGAGACGGTGAGCGCGATGCATACGGGTGCAGGCGTGTCGGGGGGCACCTCTGGCACCCGGGCGCAATCGCTGACCAACCGGCTTTGGGAGGGGTTGAGCGCCCATGTGTATGTCTTCCTGCACCAGACCCGTCTGTCTGACGTGACCGCGAACGACTTGGCCCCCTGTCCGGCGGTCCCGGCCCTGTTCCACGTGGTGGACGAGGGGTAG